One segment of Danio aesculapii chromosome 3, fDanAes4.1, whole genome shotgun sequence DNA contains the following:
- the cbx2 gene encoding chromobox protein homolog 2, with protein sequence MRTVMEELSAVGEQVFDAECILNKRTRKGKLEYLVKWRGWSSKHNSWEPQENLLDPRLLVAFNKREQERELLIRNKGKRPRGRPRKIMETIPVVSKSSSSSSSSSSSGSSSSSSSSSSSTDDDDEDDHNMNPKPIPRPREHLPVPQKKAQIVVAKPGPPKKRGRKALPPELKAIRQVKGTRKILKPISRDSDLRGSIKKPLMPASFTYTGLNRTSGREPMAMHNRGSFTHKSSLSSLARSIGSVSSPPTLNRSPQTKSASDFKLSVSDMNSGLDPKTPTCKSPGVAALNLHSSNGQTCPQLSPTVPKDQTLLQRSASLPKSPSSSFSSLKTPSSLQALNLQSVNKTAQGNGTDLKTSPHSGRKSSGFNTSSAPNTPSKFQTSQQALKSPQKLKADDLAERLGKKSQGRTEKILPTEGRDSQPVQDRPSSKDPGKQSKTLSELSTGEEGSSSDTDHDSSFPRDNHDLSISVQAGQDWRPTRSLIEHVFVTDVTANLVTVTVKESPTSVGFFSIRNY encoded by the exons GCATAACAGTTGGGAACCTCAGGAAAACCTTCTTGACCCGAGACTATTGGTTGCATTTAACAAGAG GGAGCAGGAGCGGGAACTCTTGATACGCAATAAGGGGAAGAGGCCTCGTGGACGACCCAGAAAAATAATG GAAACTATTCCAGTGGTGTCAAAGTCAAGCAGCTCATCCTCGTCTTCATCCTCTTCTGGTTCTTCGTCATCttcctcatcatcatcctcctctaCAGATGACGACGATGAAGATGACCACAACATGAATCCAAAGCCGATTCCTCGTCCTCGAGAGCATCTCCCAGTCCCGCAGAAAAAAGCACAGATCGTCGTGGCCAAGCCAGGGCCGCCAAAGAAGCGAGGGAGGAAAGCATTGCCTCCGGAGCTGAAGGCCATACGTCAGGTTAAAGGTACTCGGAAGATCCTCAAACCCATTTCCAGAGACTCGGATCTTCGAGGCAGCATAAAGAAACCTCTCATGCCTGCAAGCTTCACCTACACCGGCTTGAACCGCACCTCAGGAAGGGAGCCGATGGCAATGCATAACCGAGGGTCTTTTACACACAAGAGTTCCTTAAGTTCCCTTGCACGCTCCATCGGATCGGTTTCATCTCCTCCCACACTAAATCGGTCGCCACAAACTAAATCTGCTTCAGATTTCAAGCTCTCCGTCTCGGATATGAACAGCGGTCTTGATCCCAAAACTCCCACGTGCAAATCTCCAGGAGTAGCCGCACTGAATCTGCACAGCAGCAATGGACAGACATGTCCACAACTCTCTCCCACTGTGCCGAAAGATCAGACTCTGCTTCAAAGGTCAGCATCTCTCCCGAAATCCCCGTCAAGCTCATTTTCATCCCTCAAAACTCCTTCCAGCCTTCAAGCTCTCAATCTGCAGAGCGTCAACAAAACAGCGCAGGGAAACGGGACTGATTTGAAGACTTCCCCACATTCGGGAAGGAAAAGTTCTGGATTTAACACAAGTTCTGCACCGAACACTCCTAGCAAGTTCCAGACCTCACAACAAGCCTTAAAGAGTCCACAGAAATTAAAGGCGGATGATTTGGCTGAAAGACTTGGGAAGAAAAGCCAAGGTAGAACAGAAAAGATTCTGCCAACAGAGGGTCGAGATTCTCAACCGGTGCAAGACAGACCCTCATCTAAAGATCCCGGCAAACAAAGCAAGACCCTGAGTGAATTAAGCACCGGAGAGGAGGGAAGCAGCTCCGATACTGACCATGATTCCTCATTCCCCAGGGACAACCATGACTTGTCCATCTCTGTGCAAGCAGGTCAGGATTGGAGGCCGACACGGAGCCTGATTGAGCATGTGTTTGTCACTGACGTCACTGCAAACCTGGTCACAGTAACAGTGAAGGAGTCTCCAACCAGCGTTGGGTTTTTTAGCATTCGGAATTATTGA